The nucleotide sequence ACTGAGAGCACATCATTCCAATTGCCGACGGAAGATAAGCTGGTGCTCGACAATGCAATCCAACAGTTAAAAGAAATCGAGCAAAAAGCTATCAGGCTTTTCTTCTATGAAAGCCTTAACCAGACTGAAATCGCTTTCAAATTAAGTATCTCATGCAACTATGTGTCTCACATATTAAGACATTCCGTTCAGAAACTTCGACGAGTGCTGGCAACAGAAGATTTGAAGGATAAACAACTTCAACAGCGCATCCAGGGACCGGCACACAACGACACTGAGGTTGTTGATGAGCAAACGGGAGTCTATTCTGCGGCCTACCTCAGAATGCGCCTGCAAGAGGAGCTCCAGCGAGCCGGACGCAACAACTCAAATTGTTCTCTTATATTGATACGTCTAAAAGGCCTTGAGCGCCTGCGTGCTTTTTATGGTGAAATGACCGTAAGCGAATTCCTTTCACAAGCCGCAGGAGTTATAAAAAAAGGAATAAGACGTGCTGATGTGTTGGCCAGAGGCGGTGATTGTGAATTCGGAATTATTCTTCCCAACCTTGGCGTTTCCACCGGTGCGATCGAAAATCGCATGAGATCGCTGCTTGACGATTGGTGTAAATCTCTCTTCGGTATGGCATCTATGCCAGTGTCAGTGACCGTGGTTTCAGTCGTTTTCTCACCTGAGGTAAATACAGCTAAGAAGATGATTAAAGAGGCACGCAAACATCTTGACATAGATGAGGATGAAGCTCAAGCAGCATAAAGCCTACTATTCCATAAAAATAAAAGGGCGCCTTAATAGGGCGCTCCTTTTTTTTATGCCTAATTATATGATGTATGATGTTATGTGCCAAAATATGATTATTATTATTTGACCAAAGGAGTTTGCTGATATGCCGGATAACGCACCACGAATTCGGAATTATTACGTTAACGAAAACAAACGATTTCCAATCGAATACATTTTTATTCCTATTCTTATTCTAGGAGCGCTCTATGGAGGATGGATTATTTGGAATAACATTCAAATTTCCCGCACTCCTATTCACGCTGCGACGATGATCATGACGGCAATTCAGACGAATGACATCGAAAAGTTAGGGAAATGGGTAAACATGAATGACCAAGAAGCCAAATCTCTTGAGCTTCAGTCCACCCCAGCAGATATATACAAGAACTGTATTTCCCTTGTTTCTGGGAAACAAATTATTATTAAGTCATTTAAGGTAACGCCGACTGAAGCTAGTGGTGAATCGGTTCAGGTTCCGGTTCGTGTCGAGTGGGCGCCAGCGAAAGGCGGAA is from bacterium and encodes:
- a CDS encoding sigma-70 family RNA polymerase sigma factor; its protein translation is MLRFENTEEMVAIYVSKRSPDLRDAIVAQHAPMVERIARRFANASEPVDDLTQEGFIGLLNALEVYDPTKGVKFTTYATYLVAGQIKHFLRDKGKIIKEPAWLQELNQKINRVSQTLYQDLERQPSTAEIATALEMNESNVIEVLTSREVFRVGSLDAGNSDDDSEQTFDTEKLETESTSFQLPTEDKLVLDNAIQQLKEIEQKAIRLFFYESLNQTEIAFKLSISCNYVSHILRHSVQKLRRVLATEDLKDKQLQQRIQGPAHNDTEVVDEQTGVYSAAYLRMRLQEELQRAGRNNSNCSLILIRLKGLERLRAFYGEMTVSEFLSQAAGVIKKGIRRADVLARGGDCEFGIILPNLGVSTGAIENRMRSLLDDWCKSLFGMASMPVSVTVVSVVFSPEVNTAKKMIKEARKHLDIDEDEAQAA